The region GCGCGAGCAGTGGCAACAATTCCAGCATATCGTGCCTGTCGATCGCAATGCATCCGGCGGTCGGACGCCCTTCGGACAAGTGGAAGAAAATGGCGCTCCCTCGCCCCGGCACCGGCGGCGCGTCATTATGGCCCAGCACGACGATCACGTCATAGGCATCGTCATCGCGCAGCAGTGTTTCGGCAGAGAAATTTCGGGGCAGATGCACCGGACGGTTATAGGCTGGGTCAGCCGGGTCGTCGGACCAGCCGTCACCTTCCCTTACCCAGCGCCAGGGTAGCCGAATGCCTTTGGCCTCCACTCGGCCCGGCCGCAGCAAAATGCCTCGCACCGGCCAGCTGCCAACCGGCGTGCAGCCATCGCCTTCCCGCTTACCAGCCGCCGCGCACACGCCGCTCCTGCCAAGAGTGCATGCCATCTCCATTCCGTCGAACCGCAGCCTGCCGGCAGCGCTATCAACGCGGATGACGGTCATAGCTGATGGCCGGTACGGTCGCGTTTGGTGGCCAGATATTGTTCATTATGGGGATTGGAGGGCAGGATAATGGGCAGCCGCTCAGCAACCTTGATGCCCGCCTTTTCCAATCCCCCAACCTTGTTGGGATTATTGGTGAGCAGACGGACGCCGCCTATGCCCAGCAAGTCGAGCATCCGCGCCGCGACCGAAAAATCGCGCGCATCAATGGCAAAGCCCAGCCGGACATTGGCATCGACTGTGTCGAAGCCCTGATCCTGCAGCGCATAAGCGCGCAACTTGTTGATCAGGCCAATCCCGCGCCCCTCCTGCCGCAGATAGAGCAGCACGCCCCAGGTCGAATCCGCGATCTGGTGGAGGGCTTGATGCAGTTGCGGTCCACAATCGCATTTGAGGCTGCCCAGCACATCTCCCGTGAGGCATTCACTATGCAGCCTGACCACCGGCAGCGAGGAATCGCGTGTCCCGATGACAAGCGCCACATGCTCGCGCGGCTCGTCCGGGCTACGGAACGCAACGATCTCAGCCGTTTCGCTGGCGGATACGGGCAGGCGGGCGCGGGTTGCTATGGCAAGGTGCGTGGCATCGTCATAAGCGTCCAGCTCGTCCGCGCTTACCCTTGCTTCGCTATCGCCGTCTGGCACCACGAAATAAGCCGGCAGGATACCCGCCAGCCGTGCGAGTTTCAGTGCAGCCTTGGCGGCCGCC is a window of Sphingobium sp. MI1205 DNA encoding:
- the ribA gene encoding GTP cyclohydrolase II, whose translation is MKGRAAARAIDALRRGWAVTIHAADGDLRIMAVEGADAVTLADFDPSNEADILVAAARGETLKLANQLAAADPDMPVLIARAPWIDGAVAMAIADPVLDLASPLKGPFAAKPIAAPAAAKAALKLARLAGILPAYFVVPDGDSEARVSADELDAYDDATHLAIATRARLPVSASETAEIVAFRSPDEPREHVALVIGTRDSSLPVVRLHSECLTGDVLGSLKCDCGPQLHQALHQIADSTWGVLLYLRQEGRGIGLINKLRAYALQDQGFDTVDANVRLGFAIDARDFSVAARMLDLLGIGGVRLLTNNPNKVGGLEKAGIKVAERLPIILPSNPHNEQYLATKRDRTGHQL
- a CDS encoding L,D-transpeptidase family protein, which gives rise to MTVIRVDSAAGRLRFDGMEMACTLGRSGVCAAAGKREGDGCTPVGSWPVRGILLRPGRVEAKGIRLPWRWVREGDGWSDDPADPAYNRPVHLPRNFSAETLLRDDDAYDVIVVLGHNDAPPVPGRGSAIFFHLSEGRPTAGCIAIDRHDMLELLPLLAPGDVMEIA